The following coding sequences are from one Streptomyces sp. NBC_01294 window:
- a CDS encoding multifunctional oxoglutarate decarboxylase/oxoglutarate dehydrogenase thiamine pyrophosphate-binding subunit/dihydrolipoyllysine-residue succinyltransferase subunit, translated as MSPQSPSNSSTKTEAGEGGKNPASGFGANEWLVDEIYQQYLQDPNSVDRAWWDFFADYKPGVAVAPVKSDGPEKPSTTDGASAQAATTVAGAPQATDAAATGAARAAAPAPTAAPTPVSAPAPAPATPSGAPAVTVTSQAPAAAPAAPAPSAVAPQKPAPATEAPTGPELVTLRGPAAAVAKNMNASLDVPTATSVRAVPVKLLFDNRIVINNHLKRARGGKISFTHLIGYAMVQAIKAMPAMNYSFAEKDGKPTLVKPEHINFGLAIDLVKPNGDRQLVVAGIKKAETLNFFEFWQAYEDIVRRARVGKLTMDDFTGVTVSLTNPGGLGTVHSVPRLMPGQSVIMGVGSMDYPAEFQGTSQDTLNKLGISKVMTLTSTYDHRVIQGAASGEFLRIVANLLLGEDGFYDAVFESLRIPYEPVRWNRDIDASHDDDVTKAARVFELIHSYRVRGHVMADTDPLEYKQRKHPDLDITEHGLTLWDLERDFAVGGFSGKSLMKLRDILGVLRDSYCRTTGVEFMHIQDPKQRRWIQDRIERPHTKPEREEQLRILRRLNAAEAFETFLQTKYVGQKRFSLEGGESVIPLLDAVIDSAAEARLEEVVIGMAHRGRLNVLANIVGKSYAQIFREFEGNLDPKSMHGSGDVKYHLGAEGTFTGLDGEQIKVSLVANPSHLEAVDPVLEGVARAKQDVINKGGTDFTVLPLALHGDAAFAGQGVVAETLNMSQLRGYRTGGTVHVVINNQVGFTAAPESSRSSMYATDVARMIEAPIFHVNGDDPEAVVRVARLAFEFRQAFNKDVVIDLICYRRRGHNESDNPAFTQPLMYDLIDKKRSVRKLYTESLIGRGDITLEEAEQALQDFQGQLEKVFAEVREAATQPAAVAPAAPGTTAVFPVAVNTAISQDVVKRIAESQVTIPDGVTVHPRLLPQLQRRAAMIDEGTIDWGMGETLAFGSLLMEGTPVRLSGQDSRRGTFGQRHAVLIDRETGEDYTPLLYLSEDQARYNVYDSLLSEYAAMGFEYGYSLARPDALVLWEAQFGDFVNGAQTVVDEFISSAEQKWGQTSGVTLLLPHGYEGQGPDHSSARPERFLQMCAQDNMTVAMPTLPSNYFHLLRWQVHNPHHKPLIVFTPKSMLRLKAAASKAEEFTTGSFRPVIGDSAVDPNAVRKVVFCAGKVYYDLEAEREKRGITDTAIIRIERLYPLAGTELQAEIAKFPNAAKYIWAQEEPANQGAWPFIALNLIDHLDLAVGAEVPAGERLRRISRPHGSSPAVGSAKRHQAEQQLLLNEVFEA; from the coding sequence TGTCGCCACAGTCCCCCAGTAACTCGAGCACCAAGACCGAAGCAGGAGAGGGCGGGAAGAACCCCGCCTCAGGCTTCGGTGCCAATGAGTGGCTCGTCGACGAGATCTACCAGCAGTACCTCCAGGACCCGAACTCGGTCGACCGGGCCTGGTGGGACTTCTTCGCCGACTACAAGCCGGGGGTAGCTGTCGCTCCGGTGAAGTCGGACGGTCCCGAGAAGCCCTCGACGACGGACGGCGCCTCCGCACAGGCCGCCACCACCGTCGCCGGGGCGCCGCAGGCCACCGACGCGGCCGCCACGGGGGCGGCGCGCGCCGCAGCCCCTGCCCCGACAGCCGCGCCCACGCCTGTGTCAGCTCCTGCCCCTGCTCCTGCCACCCCCTCTGGTGCCCCTGCTGTGACTGTCACCTCCCAGGCCCCGGCCGCCGCACCGGCCGCGCCCGCCCCCTCCGCCGTAGCCCCGCAGAAGCCCGCGCCCGCCACCGAGGCCCCCACGGGCCCCGAACTGGTGACGCTCCGCGGCCCGGCGGCGGCTGTCGCCAAGAACATGAACGCCTCCCTCGACGTCCCGACGGCCACGTCCGTCCGCGCCGTCCCGGTGAAGCTGCTGTTCGACAACCGCATCGTCATCAACAACCACCTCAAGCGCGCCCGGGGCGGGAAGATCTCCTTCACGCACCTGATCGGCTACGCGATGGTGCAGGCGATCAAGGCCATGCCGGCCATGAACTACTCCTTCGCGGAGAAGGACGGCAAGCCGACCCTGGTCAAGCCGGAGCACATCAACTTCGGTCTCGCGATCGACCTGGTGAAGCCCAACGGCGACCGCCAGCTCGTCGTCGCCGGCATCAAGAAGGCCGAGACCCTCAACTTCTTCGAGTTCTGGCAGGCTTACGAGGACATCGTCCGCCGCGCCCGTGTCGGCAAGCTGACGATGGACGACTTCACCGGTGTCACCGTCTCGCTGACCAACCCCGGCGGCCTGGGCACCGTGCACTCCGTGCCCCGCCTGATGCCCGGACAGTCGGTCATCATGGGCGTCGGCTCCATGGACTACCCCGCCGAGTTCCAGGGCACCTCGCAGGACACCCTGAACAAGCTGGGCATCTCCAAGGTCATGACCCTGACCTCGACCTACGACCACCGGGTCATCCAGGGCGCGGCCTCCGGCGAGTTCCTGCGCATCGTCGCGAACCTGCTGCTCGGCGAGGACGGCTTCTACGACGCCGTCTTCGAGTCGCTGCGCATCCCGTACGAGCCGGTCCGCTGGAACCGCGACATCGACGCCTCGCACGACGACGACGTCACGAAGGCCGCCCGCGTCTTCGAGCTGATCCACTCCTACCGGGTCCGCGGCCACGTCATGGCCGACACCGACCCGCTGGAGTACAAGCAGCGCAAGCACCCCGACCTCGACATCACCGAGCACGGCCTCACCCTGTGGGACCTTGAGCGCGACTTCGCGGTCGGCGGCTTCTCCGGCAAGTCGCTGATGAAGCTGCGCGACATCCTCGGCGTGCTGCGCGACTCGTACTGCCGCACCACCGGCGTCGAGTTCATGCACATCCAGGACCCGAAGCAGCGCCGCTGGATCCAGGACCGCATCGAGCGCCCGCACACCAAGCCGGAGCGCGAGGAGCAGCTGCGCATCCTGCGCCGGCTGAACGCGGCGGAGGCCTTCGAGACCTTCCTGCAGACGAAGTACGTCGGCCAGAAGCGCTTCTCCCTGGAGGGCGGCGAGTCCGTCATCCCGCTGCTCGACGCCGTCATCGACTCGGCCGCCGAGGCCCGCCTCGAAGAGGTCGTCATCGGCATGGCCCACCGCGGCCGCCTGAACGTCCTGGCGAACATCGTCGGCAAGTCGTACGCGCAGATCTTCCGCGAGTTCGAGGGCAACCTCGACCCGAAGTCCATGCACGGCTCCGGCGACGTCAAGTACCACCTGGGCGCCGAGGGCACCTTCACGGGCCTGGACGGCGAGCAGATCAAGGTCTCGCTCGTCGCGAACCCCTCGCACCTGGAGGCGGTCGACCCGGTCCTGGAGGGCGTCGCCCGCGCCAAGCAGGACGTCATCAACAAGGGCGGCACGGACTTCACGGTCCTCCCGCTCGCGCTCCACGGCGACGCGGCCTTCGCCGGCCAGGGCGTCGTCGCCGAGACGCTGAACATGTCGCAGCTGCGCGGCTACCGCACCGGCGGCACCGTGCACGTGGTCATCAACAACCAGGTCGGCTTCACCGCCGCCCCGGAGTCCTCGCGTTCCTCGATGTACGCGACCGACGTGGCCCGCATGATCGAGGCGCCGATCTTCCACGTGAACGGCGACGACCCGGAGGCGGTCGTCCGCGTTGCCCGTCTGGCGTTCGAGTTCCGCCAGGCGTTCAACAAGGACGTCGTCATCGACCTCATCTGCTACCGCCGCCGCGGGCACAACGAGTCGGACAACCCGGCCTTCACCCAGCCGCTGATGTACGACCTGATCGACAAGAAGCGCTCGGTGCGCAAGCTGTACACCGAGTCCCTCATCGGTCGCGGCGACATCACCCTGGAAGAGGCCGAGCAGGCGCTGCAGGACTTCCAGGGCCAGCTGGAGAAGGTCTTCGCGGAGGTCCGCGAGGCCGCCACGCAGCCCGCGGCCGTCGCGCCGGCCGCCCCGGGCACCACCGCCGTCTTCCCGGTCGCCGTGAACACCGCGATCTCCCAGGACGTCGTCAAGCGGATCGCCGAGTCCCAGGTCACCATCCCCGACGGCGTCACCGTCCACCCGCGCCTGCTGCCCCAGCTGCAGCGCCGCGCGGCGATGATCGACGAGGGCACCATCGACTGGGGCATGGGCGAGACCCTCGCCTTCGGCTCGCTGCTGATGGAGGGCACCCCGGTCCGGCTGTCCGGCCAGGACTCCCGCCGCGGCACCTTCGGCCAGCGCCACGCGGTCCTCATCGACCGGGAGACGGGCGAGGACTACACCCCGCTCCTCTACCTGTCGGAGGACCAGGCCCGCTACAACGTCTACGACTCGCTGCTCTCCGAGTACGCGGCCATGGGCTTCGAGTACGGCTACTCCCTGGCCCGTCCGGACGCGCTGGTCCTCTGGGAGGCCCAGTTCGGTGACTTCGTCAACGGCGCGCAGACCGTCGTCGACGAGTTCATCTCCTCGGCCGAGCAGAAGTGGGGCCAGACCTCCGGCGTCACCCTGCTCCTCCCGCACGGCTACGAGGGCCAGGGCCCGGACCACTCGTCCGCGCGTCCCGAGCGCTTCCTCCAGATGTGCGCGCAGGACAACATGACGGTGGCCATGCCCACCCTCCCGTCGAACTACTTCCACCTGCTGCGCTGGCAGGTCCACAACCCGCACCACAAGCCGCTCATCGTCTTCACCCCGAAGTCGATGCTGCGTCTGAAGGCGGCGGCGTCGAAGGCGGAGGAGTTCACGACCGGTTCGTTCCGTCCGGTCATCGGCGACAGCGCGGTGGACCCGAACGCGGTCCGCAAGGTCGTCTTCTGCGCGGGCAAGGTCTACTACGACCTGGAGGCCGAGCGGGAGAAGCGCGGCATCACCGACACGGCGATCATCCGCATCGAGCGGCTGTACCCGCTGGCGGGCACGGAACTCCAGGCGGAGATCGCCAAGTTCCCGAACGCGGCGAAGTACATCTGGGCGCAGGAAGAGCCGGCGAACCAGGGTGCGTGGCCGTTCATCGCGCTGAACCTGATCGACCACCTCGACCTGGCGGTCGGCGCGGAGGTCCCGGCGGGCGAGCGCCTGCGGCGCATCTCGCGCCCGCACGGCTCGTCCCCGGCGGTGGGCTCCGCAAAGCGCCACCAGGCGGAGCAGCAGCTCCTCCTGAACGAGGTCTTCGAGGCGTAG
- a CDS encoding GNAT family N-acetyltransferase: MRGRPVTQPEGVSVEQLDGPAAAEAENAFRLVYAEAFAEPPYDENESDVSAAFRRFRSQTRKATFRSALARSADGRPVGIAYGYQLGPQTGWWDQLTEPVSEEMRREDGRRTFGLMELAVRAPWRRQGVARRLHDSLLDGIDAERVLLNVHPKSPAAVAAYRAWGYRKVGDARPWGGADLHDVMLLDLR; encoded by the coding sequence ATGAGAGGGCGTCCAGTGACTCAGCCTGAGGGAGTGTCGGTCGAGCAGCTCGACGGGCCGGCCGCCGCGGAGGCGGAGAACGCCTTCCGGCTGGTGTATGCCGAGGCGTTTGCCGAGCCGCCGTACGACGAGAACGAGAGCGACGTGTCAGCCGCGTTCCGCCGCTTCAGGTCGCAGACCCGTAAGGCCACCTTCCGGAGCGCCCTGGCGCGCAGCGCGGACGGACGGCCCGTCGGCATCGCGTACGGCTACCAGCTCGGGCCGCAGACGGGCTGGTGGGATCAGCTCACCGAGCCTGTGTCCGAAGAGATGCGGAGGGAGGACGGTCGGCGGACCTTCGGCCTGATGGAACTCGCCGTGCGTGCCCCGTGGCGCAGACAGGGGGTAGCCAGACGCCTGCACGACAGCCTGCTCGACGGCATCGACGCCGAGCGGGTGCTGCTCAACGTTCACCCGAAGAGTCCGGCGGCTGTGGCCGCCTATCGGGCTTGGGGGTACCGGAAGGTCGGCGACGCGCGGCCTTGGGGCGGCGCGGACCTGCATGACGTGATGCTGCTGGACCTCCGTTGA
- the fxsT gene encoding FxSxx-COOH system tetratricopeptide repeat protein translates to MTTGSRQDRESAAQQPHRPQRFVISFAGFNRPWAVWIAHRLEEHGHRVSLQRWDPQSSPGIAQALDDLARSGSRVLLVLSERYFSAGTHADEEWNTALRAVTDRHPDRFAAVCLTDAPLPSAVAVLEKTDLWGLDSYEAEYRVLRRLELPTDRIGTETGRRGPRFPNDPPEIWGRVPRRNPRFTGRNDVIATLREALTEAPPGASTVTLLGLSGVGKTQVATEYAYRFASEYDVVWWVPAEDRPTLRERLADLAPALGLPRGAGSYGEQIRAVLEALRRGTPYGRWLMVFDGCDNPDDLIDLLPSGAGDVIITSRNREWAARHTSLVEVPLYARPESITFIRRRALRLTAGEADQLAEALGDYPLALDQTAGWLADSPLPVGDYLALLQRRMDSHEAVTVSDDYPLPFPTALAILLNNVRENFPDALALLRLFVFFAPGPVPLRLLREFPADDVPEQLAGLINDQIRWNAALNKLVQFSVVRLEYSDLAVEDGGGGLETVQLHRMVHGIVRENLSEEEAEPLARAVRQVLAAADPGRPSDSRLWPRYAELIPHLATSGVLTSSNPRIQNFLLHCLRYLILAGEYRTCLRLCEETDLIWRAMLGEDHPKVRELSYQYGNSLRNLGLFRRAEALTRAVSDRLTGERGDQDLESLRATSAYGGVLLCIATFEPAREIFEHCLATYRELLGEDDSTTLDAQNNLAATYRLLGRYQDAYDLDLDTLRRRERVLMPLHISTLASGIACAMGLRLMGRYREAQTRQEQGVKLNTQVLGLGHPQTLRAEHNLGLCLRRSGDIPGAGLRLRTVWERATRVFGADYPWTLMVASDYATYLREYGDIGEARRISEDVVRGYQSQLGLAHPYSIGTVGNLGLVLRAQGERAEGLSLAEQALVGMRGALGDRHPWTLGCALNATGHRNITGRLEDALDLSRETLRTAEQVLGPDHPMTLSAQIALAADLRSVREYEEAAKHEDAGIKGLTRTLGAQHVHTISAKQQTRPYWDFEPQP, encoded by the coding sequence ATGACCACCGGTAGCCGGCAGGACCGCGAATCGGCGGCGCAGCAGCCGCACCGGCCGCAGCGCTTCGTCATCAGCTTCGCCGGATTCAACCGCCCCTGGGCCGTGTGGATCGCCCACCGCCTGGAGGAGCACGGCCACCGCGTCTCCCTCCAGCGCTGGGACCCGCAGAGCAGCCCCGGCATCGCCCAGGCCCTCGACGACCTGGCCCGTTCCGGCAGCCGGGTCCTCCTCGTCCTCAGCGAGCGCTACTTCTCCGCCGGCACGCACGCCGACGAGGAGTGGAACACCGCCCTGCGCGCCGTCACCGACCGGCACCCCGACCGGTTCGCCGCGGTGTGCCTCACCGACGCCCCGCTGCCCAGCGCCGTCGCCGTGCTGGAGAAGACCGACCTGTGGGGCCTGGACTCCTACGAGGCCGAGTACCGGGTGCTGCGCCGCCTGGAGCTGCCCACCGACCGGATCGGCACCGAGACGGGCCGCCGCGGGCCCCGCTTCCCCAACGACCCGCCCGAGATCTGGGGCCGCGTCCCGCGCCGCAACCCGCGCTTCACCGGCCGCAACGACGTCATCGCCACCCTGCGCGAGGCGCTGACCGAGGCCCCGCCCGGCGCCTCCACGGTCACCCTGCTCGGGCTGTCCGGCGTCGGCAAGACCCAGGTCGCCACCGAGTACGCCTACCGCTTCGCCTCCGAGTACGACGTGGTGTGGTGGGTGCCCGCCGAGGACCGGCCCACCCTGCGCGAACGCCTCGCCGACCTGGCCCCCGCCCTCGGGCTGCCGCGCGGCGCCGGCAGCTACGGCGAGCAGATCCGGGCCGTCCTCGAAGCGCTGCGGCGCGGAACCCCGTACGGCCGCTGGCTGATGGTCTTCGACGGCTGCGACAACCCCGACGACCTGATCGACCTGCTGCCCTCGGGCGCGGGCGATGTGATCATCACCTCGCGCAACCGCGAGTGGGCCGCCCGGCACACCAGCCTGGTCGAGGTCCCCCTCTACGCCCGCCCCGAGTCGATCACCTTCATCCGCCGCCGGGCCCTGCGCCTCACCGCCGGCGAGGCCGACCAGCTCGCCGAGGCCCTGGGGGACTACCCGCTCGCCCTCGACCAGACCGCCGGCTGGCTCGCCGACTCCCCGCTGCCCGTGGGCGACTACCTGGCCCTGCTCCAGCGCCGGATGGACTCCCACGAGGCCGTGACCGTCTCCGACGACTACCCGCTGCCCTTCCCCACGGCCCTCGCCATACTGCTCAACAACGTCCGGGAGAACTTCCCCGACGCCCTCGCCCTGCTGCGGCTGTTCGTCTTCTTCGCCCCCGGACCGGTGCCGCTGCGGCTGCTGCGCGAATTCCCCGCCGACGACGTGCCCGAACAGCTCGCCGGGCTGATCAACGACCAGATCCGGTGGAACGCGGCCCTCAACAAACTCGTGCAGTTCTCCGTGGTCCGGCTGGAGTACTCGGACCTGGCCGTCGAGGACGGCGGCGGCGGACTGGAGACCGTACAGCTGCACCGCATGGTCCACGGCATCGTCCGCGAGAACCTCTCCGAGGAGGAGGCCGAACCGCTGGCCCGGGCCGTCCGCCAGGTCCTGGCCGCCGCCGACCCCGGCCGGCCCTCCGACTCCCGGCTGTGGCCCCGGTACGCCGAACTCATCCCGCACCTGGCCACCTCCGGCGTGCTCACCAGCAGCAACCCGCGCATCCAGAACTTCCTGCTGCACTGCCTGCGCTACCTGATCCTCGCCGGGGAGTACCGCACCTGCCTGCGGCTCTGCGAGGAGACCGACCTGATCTGGCGGGCCATGCTCGGCGAGGACCACCCCAAGGTCCGCGAGCTCAGCTACCAGTACGGCAACTCCCTGCGCAACCTCGGCCTGTTCCGCCGCGCCGAGGCCCTCACCAGGGCCGTGTCCGACCGGCTCACCGGGGAACGGGGCGACCAGGACCTGGAGAGCCTGCGCGCCACCAGCGCCTACGGCGGCGTCCTGCTGTGCATCGCCACGTTCGAACCGGCCCGGGAGATCTTCGAACACTGCCTGGCCACCTACCGCGAGCTGCTCGGCGAGGACGACTCCACCACCCTCGACGCCCAGAACAACCTCGCCGCCACCTACCGGCTGCTGGGCCGCTACCAGGACGCCTACGACCTCGACCTGGACACCCTGCGCCGCCGCGAGCGGGTCCTGATGCCCCTGCACATCTCCACCCTCGCCTCCGGCATCGCCTGCGCGATGGGGCTGCGGCTCATGGGCCGCTACCGGGAGGCCCAGACCCGGCAGGAACAGGGCGTCAAGCTCAACACCCAGGTGCTGGGGCTCGGCCACCCGCAGACCCTGCGCGCCGAGCACAACCTCGGCCTGTGCCTGCGCCGTTCCGGGGACATCCCCGGCGCGGGCCTGCGGCTGCGGACCGTGTGGGAACGGGCGACGCGGGTCTTCGGGGCCGACTACCCGTGGACGCTGATGGTCGCCTCCGACTACGCCACCTACCTGCGGGAGTACGGGGACATCGGCGAGGCCCGCCGGATCTCCGAGGACGTGGTCCGCGGCTACCAGTCGCAGCTCGGCCTCGCCCACCCGTACAGCATCGGCACCGTCGGCAACCTCGGCCTGGTGCTGCGCGCCCAGGGCGAGCGCGCGGAGGGCCTCTCCCTCGCGGAGCAGGCGCTGGTCGGCATGCGGGGCGCGCTCGGCGACCGGCACCCCTGGACGCTGGGCTGCGCCCTGAACGCCACCGGCCACCGCAACATCACGGGGCGCCTGGAGGACGCGCTGGACCTGAGCCGGGAGACGCTGCGCACGGCCGAGCAGGTACTGGGCCCGGACCACCCGATGACGCTGAGCGCCCAGATCGCACTGGCGGCCGATCTCCGGTCGGTACGGGAGTACGAGGAGGCGGCGAAACACGAGGACGCGGGCATCAAGGGCCTGACCCGCACCCTGGGCGCCCAACACGTCCACACGATCTCGGCGAAGCAACAGACGAGACCGTACTGGGACTTCGAGCCGCAGCCGTAG
- a CDS encoding HEXXH motif domain-containing protein, with amino-acid sequence MTDTLAAFTVPSPTLRALASTEPSADGTRLVRAVRRSKRLVLLRAVLDAAPGGRSGEAADHWALLEEAERQDADAVRDVLHYPATGVWAEETLRRLHDPYGPPPDLGHLGALAVAAALRAGIAFTHTLRPLHGRLVLPTLGLLRPDRTGPIALTARSWDPDDPATLPLHALPGGRTALDDLDPYRAPGPAQQAPVRPARRLTPKGHKRWDTQWSGALTLLQRYDTVRAEETVQLLRSVVPLGGGSRSNGATLPAAAGSVLARAQAPPALAATLVHEVQHGKLTALADVLTLHTADHTPRHWAPWRSDPRPLEGLLHGAYAHLALAGYWQRAALYGARGAWAQHARIRAQVAAVLPTLRAHERLTTAGREFTDAMAAAERAMDELPPPGDQHTAARRAVERERRAWCEAHPELAPFAPG; translated from the coding sequence ATGACCGACACCCTCGCCGCCTTCACCGTCCCGTCCCCCACCCTGCGCGCCCTCGCCTCCACCGAACCCTCCGCGGACGGCACCCGCCTCGTCCGCGCCGTACGCCGCTCCAAACGCCTGGTCCTGCTGCGCGCGGTCCTCGACGCCGCCCCCGGCGGCCGGTCCGGGGAGGCCGCCGACCACTGGGCCCTGCTGGAGGAGGCCGAGCGGCAGGACGCGGACGCCGTGCGCGACGTACTGCACTACCCGGCCACCGGAGTGTGGGCCGAGGAGACCCTGCGCCGGCTGCACGACCCGTACGGACCCCCGCCCGACCTCGGCCACCTCGGGGCCCTCGCCGTCGCCGCCGCGCTGCGCGCCGGGATCGCCTTCACCCACACCCTGCGTCCCCTGCACGGCCGGCTCGTCCTGCCCACCCTCGGACTGCTGCGCCCGGACCGCACCGGCCCGATCGCCCTCACCGCCCGCTCCTGGGACCCGGACGACCCCGCCACCCTGCCCCTGCACGCCCTGCCCGGCGGCCGGACCGCCCTCGACGACCTCGACCCGTACCGGGCGCCCGGGCCCGCGCAGCAGGCCCCCGTCCGCCCCGCCCGCCGGCTCACCCCCAAGGGCCACAAGCGGTGGGACACGCAGTGGTCCGGTGCGCTCACCCTGCTCCAGCGCTACGACACCGTCCGCGCGGAGGAGACCGTCCAGCTGCTGCGCTCCGTCGTCCCGCTGGGCGGCGGCTCGCGTTCCAACGGCGCCACCCTCCCCGCGGCCGCCGGCTCCGTCCTGGCCCGCGCCCAGGCCCCGCCCGCGCTGGCCGCCACCCTCGTCCACGAGGTCCAGCACGGCAAACTGACCGCCCTCGCCGACGTCCTGACCCTGCACACCGCCGACCACACGCCCCGCCACTGGGCTCCCTGGCGCAGCGACCCGCGCCCGCTGGAGGGCCTCCTGCACGGGGCCTACGCCCACCTGGCCCTGGCCGGCTACTGGCAGCGCGCCGCCCTCTACGGAGCCCGGGGCGCCTGGGCCCAGCACGCCCGGATCCGCGCCCAGGTGGCCGCCGTCCTGCCCACCCTGCGGGCGCACGAGCGACTGACCACCGCGGGGCGGGAGTTCACCGACGCGATGGCCGCCGCCGAACGGGCCATGGACGAACTGCCGCCGCCCGGCGACCAGCACACCGCGGCCCGCCGGGCCGTCGAGCGCGAGCGCCGCGCCTGGTGCGAGGCGCACCCCGAACTCGCGCCGTTCGCACCGGGCTGA
- a CDS encoding FxsB family cyclophane-forming radical SAM/SPASM peptide maturase: MAAARAAGHRPHPVRQFVLKTRSRCNLACTYCYVYEMADQGWHGQPAAMTPATAARAAERIAEHAAAHDLPRVDLVLHGGEPLLTAPAALAAPVDAVRAAVARAAPRTRVTATVQTNGTLLTRGRLAALAAAGIRVGVSLDGGLPAHNARRVDRTGRPGFGAAARGLRLLARHPDSYAGVLCVVDLDQDPVETYESLLAFAPPSIGLLLPLANWSAPPPGHRPGRAPYADWLLAVFERWWHDASRRTRIRLFEEIIALLLGLPAATETLGLEPAATAVIETDGSIEQADSLKSAYEGAAATGMTLATHSFDQLLDHPGFAARQLGRDALAAGCRACELVEVCGGGHYPHRYRAGEGFRQPSVYCADLQVLIRHIATAVRRATRTTAAEPAAQTPTAVHRAARAATAAHPPAAAS, encoded by the coding sequence GTGGCCGCCGCGCGCGCCGCCGGGCACCGCCCCCACCCGGTACGGCAGTTCGTGCTCAAGACGCGCAGCCGCTGCAACCTCGCCTGCACCTACTGCTACGTCTACGAGATGGCCGACCAGGGCTGGCACGGCCAGCCGGCCGCCATGACCCCCGCCACCGCCGCCCGCGCCGCCGAGCGGATCGCCGAGCACGCCGCCGCCCACGACCTGCCCCGGGTCGACCTGGTCCTGCACGGCGGCGAACCTCTGCTCACCGCCCCCGCCGCCCTGGCCGCACCCGTCGACGCCGTACGGGCCGCCGTGGCCCGGGCCGCCCCGCGCACCCGGGTCACCGCCACCGTGCAGACCAACGGCACCCTGCTCACCCGCGGCCGCCTCGCCGCCCTGGCCGCCGCCGGGATACGCGTCGGCGTCAGCCTCGACGGAGGACTGCCCGCGCACAACGCCCGGCGCGTCGACCGCACCGGGCGGCCCGGCTTCGGCGCCGCCGCCCGCGGCTTACGGCTGCTGGCACGGCATCCGGACAGCTACGCCGGGGTGCTCTGCGTCGTCGACCTCGACCAAGACCCGGTGGAGACGTACGAGTCCCTGCTCGCCTTCGCCCCGCCGAGCATCGGGCTGCTGCTGCCGCTCGCCAACTGGAGCGCCCCGCCCCCCGGCCACCGACCGGGCCGGGCGCCGTACGCCGACTGGCTCCTCGCCGTCTTCGAGCGCTGGTGGCACGACGCGTCGCGACGCACCCGGATCCGGCTCTTCGAGGAGATCATCGCCCTGTTGCTCGGCCTGCCCGCCGCCACCGAGACCCTCGGGCTAGAGCCCGCCGCCACCGCCGTGATCGAGACCGACGGCTCCATCGAACAGGCCGATTCGCTGAAATCCGCGTACGAGGGCGCCGCCGCCACCGGGATGACCCTCGCCACCCACAGCTTCGACCAGCTCCTCGACCACCCCGGGTTCGCCGCCCGTCAGCTCGGGCGCGACGCCCTCGCCGCCGGATGCCGCGCCTGTGAACTGGTCGAGGTGTGCGGGGGCGGGCACTACCCGCACCGCTACCGCGCCGGCGAGGGCTTCCGGCAGCCGTCCGTCTACTGCGCCGACCTCCAGGTCCTGATCCGGCACATCGCCACCGCCGTCCGGCGGGCTACGCGGACGACCGCCGCCGAACCGGCCGCGCAGACGCCCACCGCCGTCCACCGCGCCGCGCGGGCCGCCACCGCCGCCCACCCCCCGGCGGCCGCCTCATGA
- the fxsA gene encoding FxSxx-COOH cyclophane-containing RiPP peptide has protein sequence MVTKRQDAAAAPGCPGRLPDLSGLDLAALRGIDHPVLAQVIEGMIERVTHPAEILNAFDSSVA, from the coding sequence ATGGTGACGAAACGTCAGGATGCTGCGGCGGCCCCGGGGTGCCCCGGACGGCTGCCGGATCTCTCCGGACTGGATCTGGCCGCACTGCGCGGGATCGACCATCCCGTGCTGGCCCAGGTGATCGAGGGCATGATCGAACGGGTCACCCACCCGGCCGAGATCCTCAACGCCTTCGACTCCAGCGTGGCCTGA